One Stenotrophomonas oahuensis genomic region harbors:
- a CDS encoding CynX/NimT family MFS transporter produces MTHTPPHGASLLHGRVLAFAAILLAAVNLRTAVTSVTPLLDLLGRTFGFGTTMTGVLGMLPTASFALFGMTTPMLARRFGLERTALLAMGLAAAGLVLRSCSVGITSLLFGSVVALAGMGIGNVVVPPLVKRYFANRVGTVSTLYITVLQLGTMLPALLAVPLAEQAGWRVSLGIWALLAIAAALPWLMLARRRPHPDPLEPAVDAGAQPHGKVSRTPLAWGMALMFGMTSLMTYSMFTWLPRIVVEAGATPAFGGLMVAVFAALGLLPSLTMPALAVRLRNPFPLVLIGVGAFVIAFAGLLFAPMKAPWLWVGLLGVGPSTFPLALTLINLRTRTPAGSAALSGFMQGVGYSFSCIGPLLFGWLHEMSGGWVLPFGFLGVCLCVLLGASWVACKPQKLEDHW; encoded by the coding sequence ATGACTCATACCCCACCCCACGGCGCGTCCCTGCTGCATGGACGCGTGCTGGCGTTCGCCGCCATTCTGCTTGCTGCCGTCAATCTGCGTACGGCTGTCACCTCAGTTACCCCGCTGCTGGACCTGCTCGGCCGCACCTTTGGTTTTGGGACCACCATGACCGGCGTGCTGGGCATGCTGCCTACGGCCTCGTTTGCCCTGTTCGGCATGACCACGCCGATGCTGGCCCGCCGCTTCGGGCTGGAGCGTACCGCCCTGCTCGCAATGGGCCTGGCCGCCGCTGGCCTGGTGCTGCGCTCGTGCTCGGTCGGCATCACCAGCCTGTTGTTCGGCTCGGTGGTGGCGCTGGCCGGCATGGGCATCGGCAATGTGGTGGTGCCGCCGCTGGTGAAGCGCTACTTCGCCAACCGCGTCGGCACCGTCAGCACGCTGTACATCACCGTGCTGCAGCTGGGCACCATGCTGCCGGCGCTGCTGGCCGTGCCGCTGGCCGAGCAGGCCGGCTGGCGGGTGTCGCTGGGGATCTGGGCCCTGTTGGCGATTGCCGCTGCCCTGCCCTGGCTGATGCTGGCGCGTCGCCGGCCGCATCCGGACCCGCTCGAGCCGGCGGTTGATGCCGGCGCGCAGCCGCATGGCAAGGTCTCGCGCACGCCGCTGGCCTGGGGCATGGCGCTGATGTTCGGCATGACCTCGCTGATGACCTATTCCATGTTCACCTGGCTGCCGCGCATCGTGGTAGAAGCCGGGGCCACGCCGGCGTTTGGCGGGCTGATGGTGGCGGTGTTTGCGGCGCTGGGGTTGCTGCCTTCGTTGACCATGCCGGCGCTGGCGGTGCGGCTGCGCAATCCGTTCCCGCTGGTGCTGATTGGCGTGGGCGCATTTGTGATTGCGTTTGCCGGGTTGTTGTTTGCGCCGATGAAGGCTCCTTGGTTGTGGGTGGGGTTGCTGGGGGTGGGGCCTTCCACCTTCCCGCTGGCGCTGACGCTTATTAATTTGAGGACGCGCACGCCGGCCGGGTCGGCGGCGCTGTCGGGGTTCATGCAGGGCGTGGGCTACAGTTTCAGCTGCATCGGGCCGCTGTTGTTTGGGTGGCTGCATGAAATGAGTGGTGGGTGGGTGTTGCCGTTCGGGTTCCTCGGGGTTTGTTTGTGTGTGTTGTTGGGGGCGTCTTGGGTGGCGTGCAAGCCGCAGAAGCTTGAGGATCATTGGTGA